From the Neobacillus sp. PS3-34 genome, the window CCTGTTTGCTGAATTGGCTGCGGATGCTGCTGATAGTTAGGTGCCTGCTGCCACTGCTGCTGTGTTTCCCAAGTCTGCTGTTGGTTTTGCTGGTCATTGGAAAAGTAGCCATTTCCATGTTGTGGCTCCATTGACTGTCCGCCCTGCATACTAGGATTATGCTGCTGAAATTCAGGCTCAATTGCTTTCACTTTTTCTGGGTCATGCTTCACAACTGCTTCTGCCTCTGGCTGGCTTGGATTCATTAATTCGGTTACAAGCCTTTTAGCAAATTCGAGCGGCAATAGCTGCATGATGGTTGAATCGATAAGCTGACCAACCTTTAGGCGGAAAGAAATCTTTACGAATTTCTCATCCTTTGGTATTTGGTCTGTACCTTCCCCATGCTTCACATCCAAAATATTTATGGATGGAGGAGAAATATCTACCCTTTTATTAAATACTGTAGACATGGAGGTTGCAGCAGATCCCATCATCTGGTTCATTGCTTCCTGTACAGCACTTAGTTGGATTTCATCCATATGCTCGGAAGGATTTGTTCCGTCTCCGCCAAGCATTAAATCTACAATGATTGCAGCGTCACTTTGCCTGATTACAAGCAGATTAGTACCGGAAAAGCCTTCTGTATAATGGACCTGAATTCCAACATAAGGATGAGGGAATTCATCAGCAAGATATCGTTTGTCCACCACAGTGACAGTGGGCGTCGTGATTTCAACCTTTTGATTTAACAAGGTCGATAACGCCGTCGCAGAGCTGCCAAAAGATATATTGCCAATTTCTCCTAGAGCATCTTTTTCTAAAGGAGACAAATACTCTATTTCCTCAAATTTTTCTTCCATTTCAAACGACTCGTCTTCCGTCCCGCGGAGCAAGGCATCTATTTCATCTTGAGAGAGCATTTCATCGCTCACCATTGTCGTCTCCCCCTTTCAGTGTATCTAAAACCTGAATGGCCAATTTTTTATTTACTTTGCCTGGCTGTCCAATGAATTTAGGAATATCACCAATTTTTATCTGCAAAGGTTTTGATATTCCCTGATTCAGTTCTATTACATCCCCAATATCAAGCATCAGAAAATCCTGAATCGTTATATCGGCATTACCAAGTTCAACACTTACCGAAACATCAGCGTTTTGTATTCTTTTTTCAAGAAGTGCTACTTCCTGCGGTTCTCTGTCCTTTTTTTCCGACTGCATCCAATAATGGACTGAAAGCTTTGGAATAATCGGTTCAAGAACCACGTGTGGAATGCAAATATTGATCATACCGCTTGTTTCTCCAATGA encodes:
- the fliY gene encoding flagellar motor switch phosphatase FliY is translated as MVSDEMLSQDEIDALLRGTEDESFEMEEKFEEIEYLSPLEKDALGEIGNISFGSSATALSTLLNQKVEITTPTVTVVDKRYLADEFPHPYVGIQVHYTEGFSGTNLLVIRQSDAAIIVDLMLGGDGTNPSEHMDEIQLSAVQEAMNQMMGSAATSMSTVFNKRVDISPPSINILDVKHGEGTDQIPKDEKFVKISFRLKVGQLIDSTIMQLLPLEFAKRLVTELMNPSQPEAEAVVKHDPEKVKAIEPEFQQHNPSMQGGQSMEPQHGNGYFSNDQQNQQQTWETQQQWQQAPNYQQHPQPIQQTGPQHLGMTFNGGSQPNIQPAVFSNFEPYPQQEPEQKNLNMLLDIPLQVTVELGRTKRSVKEILELSSGSIIELDKLAGEPVDILVNNRLIAKGEVVVIDENFGVRVTDIISQSDRIKKLR